GGTGGGCGTGAGCCCGCCGAGCCCCTTCTTCGGCCGTTCTTCGTTGTACTCACGCCGCCAGGTTTCGATGACGACCTGGGCGTGCGCCAGGCTGGTGAACCAGTTCTCGTTCAAGCATTCATCGCGGAACCGGCCATTGAACGATTCGATGTACGCATTCTGCGTCGGCTT
Above is a genomic segment from Vicinamibacterales bacterium containing:
- a CDS encoding transposase, producing the protein KPTQNAYIESFNGRFRDECLNENWFTSLAHAQVVIETWRREYNEERPKKGLGGLTPTAYAKQLTATTKTAKVTAGL